Proteins found in one Enterococcus sp. 9D6_DIV0238 genomic segment:
- a CDS encoding lysozyme family protein: MGKLARLFKRSLLLILLLLIIVAGYLGYDIRKNVKHVMTFEAEVEEAVKENNIPEYKNVILAIIYTESKGRADDLMQSSESVYGQRHMIGTTKESIDAGVAYLAQSVEKAEAAGCDQWTAVQAYNFGLDYIEFVKERGGKNTVRLAEEYSRDVLAPLLGNDEQKMYRYYRPQAVFHNGGFLYRNGGNMFYADIVKMNMQFIKWLK; the protein is encoded by the coding sequence ATGGGCAAATTAGCGAGATTATTTAAAAGATCACTATTATTAATATTATTACTATTGATTATTGTAGCGGGTTATCTTGGCTACGACATTCGTAAAAATGTCAAACATGTGATGACGTTTGAAGCAGAGGTCGAGGAAGCTGTGAAGGAAAACAACATTCCTGAATATAAGAATGTGATTTTAGCAATTATTTATACAGAGTCAAAAGGTAGAGCAGACGACCTGATGCAAAGTAGTGAGAGTGTCTATGGTCAACGACATATGATCGGAACGACCAAAGAAAGCATTGACGCAGGTGTCGCTTACTTAGCTCAATCAGTTGAAAAGGCTGAAGCAGCTGGTTGTGATCAGTGGACTGCGGTGCAGGCTTATAATTTTGGATTGGATTATATTGAATTTGTTAAAGAACGCGGAGGCAAAAATACGGTTCGTTTAGCTGAAGAGTATTCAAGAGATGTTTTGGCTCCTTTATTAGGAAATGACGAGCAAAAAATGTATCGTTATTATCGGCCGCAGGCAGTTTTTCATAACGGTGGTTTTTTATATCGTAATGGCGGAAACATGTTTTATGCAGATATTGTCAAGATGAACATGCAATTTATCAAATGGCTCAAATAA
- a CDS encoding alpha/beta fold hydrolase, which produces MKREKRVLLAADHSQIYYEICGTGFPLFLLHGNSGSGKYFEKQLPEFSQHFKVITVDSRGHGRSTNQSTTLSFNQMAEDLHLIMKQEDIRQADFVGFSDGANVAMVFTKKYPKAVHRLVLNAGNTTVSGVKLFFRGLTELEYLLVRLAAVISETAKRYLPVIQLMRKDIDVSTTDLSQFRAKTLVIVGKYDVIKRAHSMYLAKNIPKASFVLVPRQGHSFARKNPELFNQEVLSFLLEK; this is translated from the coding sequence ATGAAACGAGAAAAAAGAGTGTTATTAGCAGCTGATCACAGTCAAATCTATTACGAAATTTGCGGCACCGGCTTCCCTTTATTTCTTCTTCATGGCAATAGCGGAAGCGGAAAATATTTCGAAAAACAGTTACCTGAATTCAGTCAACATTTTAAAGTGATCACCGTAGACAGCCGCGGACATGGGCGTTCTACGAATCAAAGTACTACCTTGTCATTTAACCAAATGGCAGAAGATTTACATTTGATTATGAAGCAGGAGGATATTCGGCAAGCTGATTTTGTCGGTTTCAGCGATGGTGCGAATGTTGCAATGGTCTTCACTAAAAAGTACCCCAAAGCTGTTCATCGACTTGTATTAAACGCTGGTAATACAACCGTTTCAGGAGTCAAACTTTTTTTTAGAGGATTAACGGAATTAGAATATCTGTTAGTTCGCCTAGCTGCAGTGATTAGTGAAACAGCAAAAAGATATTTGCCAGTTATTCAGTTGATGCGAAAAGATATCGATGTCTCAACAACTGATTTAAGCCAATTTAGAGCTAAGACATTAGTTATTGTCGGAAAATACGATGTGATCAAACGTGCCCATTCGATGTATCTGGCAAAAAATATTCCGAAGGCTTCATTTGTTTTAGTCCCCAGACAAGGACACTCTTTTGCAAGAAAGAATCCTGAGTTATTTAATCAAGAAGTGCTCTCATTTTTATTAGAAAAGTAG
- the mprF gene encoding bifunctional lysylphosphatidylglycerol flippase/synthetase MprF translates to MLQWFKERISYFKIIFIFSVIIIILRELLTISKTISFNQLGIVFQDIPLWKIALMLLIGLVSVLPMLNYDVILNKILGQHPKKRFLFESSWMINTINNIAGFGGLISIGLRSEFYGKEKDGKRVVQALSKILLFLMSGLSIYSLISFLLVTLGHTNDYIQQYWVWLIGGSLYFPIVLLVSFFKKDNYIGDIDRKTRAGLILTSFMEWTGVLGSFLLIGMLMGVKMNPLQIIPLFIAASVIGIVSMIPGELGSFDLLMILGLSALGISREVVVAWILLYRLFYYIIPFLIGVIFFMNNLSYSLNKRYSGIPRELSTEVAHKFVVFLMYFSGIMIVLSATIPEAFIELTWLKQLNPLSFRIITQIPAILLGFLLLITGRGIAARVKRAYFPTIGLIVITLGYTFMKDFSWGVILFLSLLLLIIVFSKRQLFREQLVYSWEMITVDGVIFLTLTILYIVIGVYNLPAFPHHKHKFISFFLFPSEKIWLSGLIGILLVTLVSYLFIRYLEGKRYKIGMPLDDERALSLLLNYGGNTDSQLVFLGDKDMYIYQNSAQEDTVLIQFKTINNKCIVMGDPSGNKEDFSDAIEQFINEADRWGYLPVFYEVSEECVMFLHEFGYDFIKMGEEAHVDLPSFTLSGKKMKSERAVMNRFTKENYSFEVLSPPFSDELVSELKQVSDEWLGSRKEKGFSLGFFNEDYLARSQIAVAKNQSGKIIAFANIMPTYTKEEGTIDLMRYSKEAPSGVMDYLFISLFQHMQEEGLAYFNLGMAPLSNVGTSRKSFIQERIAYLVYEFGSRFYSFQGLRDYKEKYATAWVSRYTLYSRESFIAYVMIALLIIDNAPIEKQKNVHGIRRILRNRSQR, encoded by the coding sequence ATGCTGCAATGGTTCAAGGAACGAATCAGTTATTTTAAAATAATCTTTATTTTTTCAGTTATTATTATCATCTTGCGTGAACTTCTTACGATCAGTAAAACGATCTCATTCAATCAATTAGGTATCGTTTTTCAAGATATTCCTCTTTGGAAAATTGCTTTGATGCTGCTTATTGGATTGGTCTCTGTGCTGCCGATGCTTAATTATGATGTAATCCTCAACAAGATACTAGGACAACATCCCAAGAAAAGATTTCTATTTGAAAGCAGCTGGATGATCAATACGATCAATAATATTGCAGGCTTCGGCGGATTGATCAGTATCGGACTACGCTCTGAATTCTACGGTAAAGAAAAAGATGGTAAAAGAGTTGTTCAGGCACTTTCGAAAATTTTACTATTTTTGATGTCGGGTCTTTCAATCTATAGTCTTATTTCATTTTTATTAGTAACACTGGGACATACAAATGACTATATCCAACAATATTGGGTTTGGTTAATTGGCGGTAGTCTGTATTTTCCGATCGTACTACTTGTTAGTTTTTTCAAGAAAGACAATTATATCGGGGATATCGATAGAAAAACGCGTGCTGGCTTGATCTTGACCTCTTTCATGGAATGGACAGGCGTTTTAGGCAGCTTCTTGTTGATCGGTATGCTGATGGGTGTCAAAATGAATCCATTACAAATCATCCCATTATTTATTGCTGCTTCTGTTATCGGAATCGTTTCGATGATTCCTGGGGAACTTGGTAGTTTCGACTTATTGATGATCCTCGGATTATCTGCGCTCGGTATCTCTCGCGAGGTTGTCGTTGCTTGGATCCTACTTTATCGACTCTTTTACTATATTATACCGTTTCTGATCGGTGTGATTTTCTTCATGAATAATTTGAGTTATTCCTTAAATAAAAGATATTCTGGTATTCCCAGAGAGCTTTCAACTGAAGTAGCACATAAATTTGTCGTTTTCCTAATGTATTTTTCTGGAATTATGATTGTTTTATCAGCTACGATTCCTGAAGCTTTTATAGAGTTGACTTGGCTCAAACAGCTAAATCCACTTTCTTTTCGGATCATTACACAAATTCCAGCAATTTTACTAGGCTTTTTGCTCTTGATTACTGGTAGAGGCATCGCGGCTCGTGTGAAACGTGCTTATTTTCCCACGATCGGATTGATCGTCATTACACTTGGTTATACCTTTATGAAAGATTTTAGCTGGGGAGTGATTTTATTTCTAAGTTTACTTTTACTTATCATTGTCTTTTCTAAGCGACAATTATTTAGAGAACAACTTGTGTATTCTTGGGAGATGATCACAGTCGATGGCGTGATTTTTCTAACGCTGACAATCTTATATATCGTGATCGGTGTCTATAACTTGCCGGCCTTCCCTCACCACAAGCACAAATTTATTTCCTTTTTCTTATTCCCATCTGAGAAAATTTGGTTATCTGGTCTTATTGGTATTTTACTGGTCACTTTAGTCAGCTACTTATTCATTCGTTATCTCGAAGGCAAACGCTATAAAATCGGTATGCCGCTAGATGACGAACGGGCATTATCACTTTTGCTGAATTATGGAGGAAATACTGACAGTCAATTGGTTTTTCTTGGTGACAAAGATATGTATATTTATCAAAATAGTGCTCAGGAAGATACTGTCTTGATACAATTTAAAACGATCAACAACAAATGCATCGTTATGGGAGATCCTTCCGGGAATAAAGAAGATTTTTCTGATGCGATCGAACAGTTCATCAACGAAGCTGATCGTTGGGGATATTTGCCTGTTTTCTATGAAGTTTCAGAAGAATGTGTAATGTTTTTACACGAGTTTGGCTATGATTTCATTAAAATGGGCGAAGAGGCTCATGTTGATTTACCAAGCTTTACTTTATCCGGCAAAAAAATGAAAAGTGAGCGGGCTGTCATGAATCGTTTCACTAAAGAGAACTATTCTTTCGAGGTTCTGTCCCCTCCTTTTTCAGATGAGTTAGTGTCAGAGCTAAAACAAGTTTCAGATGAGTGGCTCGGCAGCCGCAAAGAAAAAGGATTTTCTCTCGGTTTTTTCAATGAAGATTACCTAGCTCGCAGCCAAATCGCTGTAGCGAAAAATCAATCAGGAAAAATCATTGCATTTGCAAATATCATGCCGACTTACACAAAAGAAGAAGGAACGATCGATTTAATGAGATACAGCAAGGAAGCTCCCTCTGGCGTAATGGACTATCTTTTTATCTCCTTATTCCAACATATGCAAGAAGAAGGCTTAGCTTACTTCAATTTAGGAATGGCTCCCTTATCGAATGTAGGAACATCGAGAAAAAGCTTTATCCAAGAACGGATCGCTTATCTTGTTTATGAATTTGGCTCTCGCTTTTATTCTTTTCAAGGATTACGGGATTATAAAGAAAAATATGCAACTGCCTGGGTTTCACGTTATACCCTTTATTCCAGAGAAAGTTTTATCGCCTATGTTATGATCGCACTATTGATCATTGACAACGCACCTATTGAAAAGCAAAAAAATGTTCACGGGATTCGCCGTATTCTTAGAAATAGATCTCAACGTTAA
- a CDS encoding PhzF family phenazine biosynthesis protein: MECSVLRVDAFTKVIGQGNPAGVVLNGDQYSTKEMQEIAKKVGFNETVFCCASDHADIKLRYFTPGHETPLCGHATMGSIFALYHGKGNQKRVIETKAGLLSVDYNDEQCEITMTQAEPKFIDFMGDKKALCQSLGIEKTDLDPSLPIQYGNTGSWTLLVPVKNETVLDKMSADTQCFPELLTEMSKASVHPFAVLSKEAAVMTARHFSSPFSGTKEDSVTGTASGVMGAYALNHIYLDDQRKEITVFQGKHVNRSGQVLVDVIRGEKAAHSVRITGTACLNEEIKITLDE; this comes from the coding sequence ATGGAGTGTTCGGTTTTGAGGGTAGATGCATTTACTAAGGTCATTGGGCAAGGGAATCCAGCAGGTGTTGTCTTAAACGGTGATCAGTATAGTACAAAAGAGATGCAGGAAATTGCGAAAAAAGTCGGCTTTAATGAAACAGTTTTTTGTTGTGCGAGTGATCATGCGGATATCAAATTACGATATTTTACACCAGGACACGAAACACCATTATGTGGTCATGCGACGATGGGGAGTATTTTTGCTTTATATCATGGAAAAGGAAATCAAAAGCGAGTCATTGAAACGAAAGCGGGGCTTCTTTCGGTCGATTATAATGATGAACAATGTGAAATCACGATGACTCAAGCGGAACCAAAGTTTATCGACTTTATGGGAGATAAAAAAGCGCTTTGTCAGAGTTTAGGGATCGAAAAGACAGATCTTGATCCCAGTTTACCGATTCAATATGGAAATACAGGCTCATGGACCTTGCTAGTTCCGGTTAAAAATGAAACAGTTTTGGACAAAATGTCAGCAGATACACAATGTTTTCCTGAGCTGTTGACTGAAATGTCAAAAGCTTCTGTTCATCCTTTTGCAGTGCTTTCAAAAGAAGCCGCTGTGATGACTGCAAGGCATTTTTCATCCCCATTTTCAGGAACGAAAGAAGATTCTGTTACTGGTACCGCTTCTGGTGTGATGGGAGCTTATGCTCTAAACCATATTTATCTTGATGATCAGAGAAAAGAAATCACTGTTTTCCAAGGGAAACATGTAAACAGATCAGGACAGGTTTTGGTTGATGTGATCAGAGGGGAAAAGGCAGCTCATTCGGTCAGAATAACTGGCACAGCCTGTTTGAACGAAGAGATAAAAATAACATTAGATGAGTAA
- the tuf gene encoding elongation factor Tu, whose product MAKQHYDRSKPHVNIGTIGHVDHGKTTLTAAITTVLGKKGLANPQDYASIDAAPEERERGITINTAHVEYETDARHYAHIDAPGHADYVKNMITGAAQMDGAILVVSATDGPMPQTREHILLSRQVGVKYLIVFLNKTDLVDDEELIDLVEMEVRELLNEYNFPGDDTPIIKGSALKALQGDPEAEAAIIELMDTVDSYIPTPERDTDKPLLLPVEDVFSITGRGTVASGRIDRGKVSVGDEIEIVGIKPETQKAVVTGIEMFRKTLDYGEAGDNVGVLLRGITRDEIERGQVIAKPGSITPHTKFNAEVYVLTKEEGGRHTPFFTNYRPQFYFRTTDVTGVVELPENVEMVMPGDNVTIDVELIHPIAVEKGTTFSIREGGRTVGSGIVTEIEK is encoded by the coding sequence ATGGCAAAACAACATTATGACAGAAGTAAACCCCATGTAAATATCGGCACGATCGGTCATGTCGATCATGGGAAAACAACATTGACTGCTGCGATCACTACAGTATTAGGAAAAAAAGGCCTAGCAAACCCGCAGGACTATGCTAGTATTGATGCAGCACCAGAAGAAAGAGAACGTGGAATCACAATCAACACCGCCCATGTGGAATACGAAACAGACGCTCGTCACTATGCTCATATCGATGCTCCGGGACATGCGGATTACGTGAAAAATATGATCACAGGTGCAGCTCAAATGGATGGTGCGATTTTAGTCGTTTCAGCAACTGATGGTCCAATGCCGCAAACAAGAGAGCATATTTTATTGTCTCGTCAAGTCGGTGTTAAATATCTGATCGTCTTTCTTAATAAAACAGATTTAGTAGATGATGAAGAGTTGATCGATTTAGTTGAGATGGAAGTTCGTGAATTACTTAATGAGTACAATTTCCCAGGCGATGATACGCCGATCATCAAAGGCTCTGCATTAAAAGCACTTCAAGGAGATCCAGAAGCAGAAGCTGCCATCATAGAGTTGATGGATACTGTTGATTCATATATTCCTACACCTGAAAGGGATACAGATAAACCGTTATTACTACCAGTAGAAGATGTCTTTTCAATTACAGGACGAGGAACTGTTGCTTCTGGTCGTATCGACCGAGGAAAAGTGAGCGTTGGTGACGAAATTGAAATCGTAGGGATTAAACCAGAAACACAAAAAGCCGTGGTAACTGGAATAGAAATGTTCAGAAAAACATTGGATTATGGTGAAGCAGGAGATAATGTTGGTGTACTTTTACGTGGAATCACTCGTGATGAAATCGAACGTGGACAAGTAATTGCTAAACCGGGTTCCATTACTCCACATACAAAATTCAATGCAGAAGTCTATGTTCTTACAAAAGAAGAAGGTGGACGTCATACACCATTCTTTACAAATTATCGTCCACAATTTTATTTCCGAACAACTGATGTAACGGGAGTTGTTGAACTCCCTGAAAATGTTGAAATGGTTATGCCGGGTGACAATGTGACGATCGATGTTGAATTGATCCATCCAATTGCTGTTGAAAAAGGAACGACCTTTTCAATTCGCGAAGGTGGACGCACAGTCGGATCCGGCATTGTGACAGAAATAGAAAAATAG